TCAATCAATTAAACCCTGTAATTATATTAGTTGAACCACCCCTATTTCTAGCAAGTTGGTTATatgccttttcttttctttaactttgAAGTGAAAGTTGAAAGTGACATCAAAATCAGGTTATATGCTATTTGTAGAAAGTTAagtgttaataaaattttctcagGACACAGATGTAGTGTGGCTACGGAATCCGTTGACAAGGTTAAGCCTGAATGAAACCGATGATCTCCAGATTAGTGTTGATAAATACTTTGGCAGCCGACGACCCGAGCATAATTTGATCAACACCGGCTTCTATTACGTCAGATCGAACAACAAGACCATCTCTTTGTTCGACAAATGGTATTCACTCAAGGACAATTCCACCAGGAAAAAAGAGCAAGACGTGTTGTTAGACCTACTAAGACATGGGGTCGTCACCGAACTGGATCTTCGAGTAAGGTTCTTGGAGACGAGACATTTCAGTGGCTTTTGTGAAGACAGTAAAGATGTTGGTGCTGTAACGACGGTCCATGCCAATTGTTGCCGCCACATAAATGCAAAGGTTAGGGATTTGACGGCCGTCCTCCGTGATTGGAAGAGGTTCAAGGCGGCTCTGACTAAGTATCCCAAGGCTGCTCGTAATATAACTAGGAGTTTTGGGTGGTCACGACACGATGGATGCTTGAATTCATGGAAACCTCaaacattaacttaaaacatatagtttttattgatttattttttctaataaaaaaatcaattggatTTGATACATCCAGTTTCAATGTGTTGTCAAGGGCATAAGAAATTAGCGGTTGATTGTTTTTAGAATCTTAAATAAACAGTTTTTGTGTGGTTCCATGTAATCAAATCTTAGTTATTTTGatacgaaaataaaaataaattcatatttagaCATTTATCATGCAAAGTAgcttgaatatttttaaatatcgaAAAGATTGTATGAAAAAGAGACACCATATCATTCTTTATCTCTTACCAAtgatttaatgttattttaacatctttttcCATATAATTGACACatcattttgatcattttttaaATCTAGACCTTGAACCTTGGataataaaccctaaaccttgaaCTGTGGATCTTGAACCCTAAATCATGGACCTTAGACCATAGATCCTAAACCCAAAACTCTAAACACTAGACCTTGGATAATGGACCTTGAACCTTAAACCTTGAACCATGGACCCTACCTTAAACCTTAGACTTGAACTTAGACCCTGAATCTTAGACTTTAGACCCTAAACTCTGGCCCCCCAAACCTTGAACCTTGGTCTAGGGTCTGGTGTCCAAGGTTTAGAGTCCATATAGTCCAAGGTCTAGGGTTTCAAGGTATAAAGTCTAGGGTCCAGGTATCAAAATGATGTGTCAATTGCATAAAAAAATACAGAaatgacattaaataattaataagagatacaaatgatatgacatttttatttcatataatcctttccattttgaaaatatataaaattatacattcaTAATAAATTTTGCTCTTTCAcctcattaaaatttattgacaGATGACATCATTCACTGTTATAAATTTATGGTATAAAGTCCTTGtgtttacttttcttttcctctctcaTTTTAGCACTTTTATTTATAACATTCcctttaaattttagataaattattttcttttagataaaaattgatcgaaatattaaattttaatgacattAACGAGATAACTTATCATggataatttttctaaaattttatgaacatttttaaaatttgttcaattttaaaatattattattttatttaaatttttatgaattatatgtGGAGTGTCACAAGTAGCCATGTCAGTgcagttaaaattttaatattttactcaatttttcaTCTAAAAGAAAGCATTTTGACTAAAGTTTGAAGGTTAAGGgccaaaataatctaaaaaaaaagtACGAGGGCCAAAGTGGCAAAATAAGTAAACATTGGGGAGTAAATTAATCATCACACCTTAATTTATATACAAAGAATGCATTacttttaaagttataaatataattcGCTATTGCCAAGgaaattgataatataaattattattcttttctaCTCAATAGATCCATTTATTGATTGAATTCTTacttttaaatctattttaacaaaattgatATGATACATGAAGCGggatttagaaaattttgatg
The Gossypium raimondii isolate GPD5lz chromosome 8, ASM2569854v1, whole genome shotgun sequence DNA segment above includes these coding regions:
- the LOC105790603 gene encoding uncharacterized protein At1g28695; translation: MEHPKKFSPGTSAIVFLLFAGFLYICVWSPSNPLLPFVQPSGSPKDFTPVEFAVKDELDLALEEASMRNKTVIIAVVNRAYVEQSVNAETTMLDLFLESFWLGEDTRPLLDHLLLVAVDQTAYDRCMFKRLHCYRLVTEGVDFGEEKVFMSRDFIKMMWRRTFFLTEVLRRGYSFIFTDTDVVWLRNPLTRLSLNETDDLQISVDKYFGSRRPEHNLINTGFYYVRSNNKTISLFDKWYSLKDNSTRKKEQDVLLDLLRHGVVTELDLRVRFLETRHFSGFCEDSKDVGAVTTVHANCCRHINAKVRDLTAVLRDWKRFKAALTKYPKAARNITRSFGWSRHDGCLNSWKPQTLT